GGAAATGGAATACCATTATCTGACCACCAATCTGAACAAATTTTTATCGGTCAATTACGCCTTCGTTCCACCCGACAGCATTATGGTGCATACGGAAGATATCACTGAGCGGCGACTGGCCGAACAGGCTCTTAAGTACCGTCTCGAGTTCGAGACTCTAATCACCGGCATTTCTTCCAATTTCGTCAATATGCCGAGTGCGGAAATTGACGCCGGTATCAACCTGGCGCTGGAGAAAATTGGCAATTTTACTGAGGTCGATGTCAGCCTCCTTTTCCTGATAGACGATACGCGGACCGAGCTTTCTATTGCGCATATCTGGATATCGCCACAGGTAGAAAATCCGCCCGAAGTAAAACGTCTCTTCCCGCTGGAGAGTTTTCGCTGGGGATTAGAGCGGGCGCTTCGCGGCGAAACCATTCATATCCCGAGAATGTCGGCGCTGCCGGATGATGCCGCTACGGAAAAAGATGCCTTGCTTGCCCACGGCGTTAAATCTATGGTCATTGTCCCTTGCACCTTTCAGCGGGAACTGGTGGGCGCCCTCGCCCTCGCTACCTTCTCCAGAGAACAAGAATGGCCCCAAGAGATCATGGCTCTTCTGCGGATTACCGGTGAAATCTTCACCAGCGCCATTCAGAAATCGGTGGCGGAGCGGGAAATCGCCCGAATCAATGCCGAGAAGGTCAGTCAGGCAAAACAGATTGCTGGCGGCTTTGCGCACGAAATCCGCAATGCCCTCTTTCCCGCCCGCGGCTCGCTCAGCCTTCTTAAGAAATTGATTTGCGAAAATCTGGTCGAACGGGGACATCTGTACAACTACTATAGCATCGCCGATGAAGCCATCAGTCGCGCCATCGATATTACCGCTCTAATCTCCAGATACACCAAGCTCGATACGGAGCGGTATCCGGAAGAAGTCAATGTGCGGGCGGTCCTGGATGAGGTCATCAGTTCCAATCAGATTAGAGTCGGGGAACAGAATGTGCGGGTGATGGCTAACTGCTCCGATTGCCTGGAGGTGATATCCAACCGCCGCCAGCTCTTTATGGCGTTCAATAACATATTTATCAACGGTCTGGATGCCCTGGAAGGACGCGATAACCCCACTTTGACCATTCGCGCCTCCAGAATGGAGAAATTGTGCCGCCTCACTTTCGAAGACAACGGCGTCGGTATTGACGAAAAGGATATTTCTCGTATATTTGAAGCGTTTTTCTCAACGAAACCGAATCGAGGAACCGGGTTAGGGTTGGCTACGTCCAAAAAGGTGGTGGAACTGTATGGCGGCAGCCTTACCGTCTCCAGCCGCGCCGGCATTGGCACCATCCTGACCATCGATTTAGTTCTGGCGAGGTAGGATATGTTAGAGCAGAATGATGACAGTTTGAAGATACTTCTGGTAGATGACGATGCGGCCGTGCTCAGTATGCTCAAGGAGCTGTTCCGCAAAGAATACAGCGTTCTTCTGGCGTCATCTGGTGAGCAGGCGCTTCAATATCTCACTGACGATGGCGATATCGCAGTAGTGGTGATGGATATCAAAATGCCGGGGATGGATGGCATCGCCGCCGCCCGTCAGATTCGCGCTATCAATTCCGATATCTCGGTGGTATTTCATACCGGCTATCCCGGCGAATATGATGAAGAAGAGATTGATGAAAAAGAGAGGCCGTTCGATTATATCGAAAAAGGAGAACCGATAGTCAAGTTGATGCGCGCTGTCCGCAACGGTTACGAGGGATATATATTGAAGCGGGGGGGAGGGGCTATCGTGCAGACTGCCGAGCAGCTGTACGGTATGGTCGGGCGCTCGGCGGTAATGCAGCAGGTCTATCGCCTTATCAGCAAAGTGGCTGCCTGCGATAAGAAAGTGGTCATACTTGGTGAAACCGGCTCCGGCAAGGAACTGGTGGCGCAGGCGATACATTATAACAGCGGACGGCGCGAGGCGCGCTTTGTCCCCTTCAGTTGCAATTATAAATCGCCCGATATAATTGAATCGGAACTCTTCGGGCATACCCGGGGGGCTTTTACCGGGGCCGTCGAAACTACCTTGGGCTTATTCGAATATGCCGATGGCGGCACTGTCTTTCTTGATGAAATCGGCGACCTTGACCTGGTGACTCAGGGAAAACTTTTGCGGGTCCTGGAGACCGGTCAATTTCAGACGGTCGGCTCGCCGATTCCCAAGAAGACCAATATCCGCCTTATCTGCGCCACCCACCGCAATTTGGAGAGCCTGATTGCCACCAATCATTTCCGCGAAGACCTCTATTACCGACTGCGCGGCGTTATGATTAATCTTCCTCCTCTGCGCGAAAGAAAGGAAGATATCCCGCTTCTGGTCGAACGGTTTCGCGACCGGCTGGTGATGAATGATGACCTCAATTACAAAATCTTTGACCGCTCCGCTATCGCCGCTTTCATGGAGTTCGATTGGCCCGGCAATGTCCGCCAGCTTCTGGACACGGTCGAATCTCTTATGGTCTTGACTGACTCTGATATCATTATGGAAGCCGATGTCCGCTCTTATATGACCCGAAGCCGGACGCCGGAGGAGGACTCAAAACTGACGCGGCGCGACCTGGCTCGTCGCATGCGGGAATTCAAGCGCCAGTGTGTCATCGAAGCCCTCGCGGAAACCAACAATAATGTCAGTGAAGCCGCCCGCCTGCTAGGGTTAGACCGTTCCAATCTCAAACGTATGATACGCGCCCTCAATATCCAGATTGATTGAATAGTACCAATTCGACCCACTTCGTAATAGTTGCGGTTGCTATAAGCTTTGATTCATCGCAAATGCCCAGTGATTCGCTCTATCAAGAAATACTTCTATCTCAATGATAGATAACAGGTAACCATCTGCGCCGTTCTTACTTACAAGAGATAAATCAAATATTATCGTCCATCTATTCTTCGCTGTGCAATTCAAGAACAGTTCCGCCCCCACCATACAATAATGGACAAAAAAAGCCTCAATAAAGTGCCATCCCCTCCGAAGAGAGAGGATAAGGTAGATGAGAATTCCATGAGGGCTGATTTCAGACCGCCATCGGAATTATTCTCATTTTAGTTAAACCGGTCATATTGAAAGGGAGGCTTAGAATGACAGGCGATTCTGCTATTGTACCTTCATCGGGAGCAATATCCCGGCAACGGGCGGGCAAGTATCTCACCTTCAAACTCGGCGCGGAGGAGTACGGTTTGGAGATACTCAAAGTCCGCGAGATAATCGGCTTGATGTCAATTACCGCCGTCCCTCGCACCCCCTCGTATGTGCGGGGAGTTATTAACTTGCGGGGCAAAGTCATTTCGGTGCTTAACCTGCGCCAGAAATTCGGCATGGATAGCGCCGCCGACACCGATGAATCATGCATTATAGTAGTCGATGTCGCCTCCAGCGGCGATTCGATTCTGATGGGGCTGCTCGTTGACGCCGTCTCGGAAGTTCTTGATATCGGCGCGGAAGAGATTCAGGATGCCCCGGAGTTCGGCGCTCAGATTAATACCGATTTCATTCTCGGTATCGGCAAAGTCAAAGGGGCGGTCAAACTTCTGCTCGATATCGACCGGGTGATATGCTTTAATGCTTTTTAATTTCTGGACCATATGAAGGCAGTAACCCCGAGTCACGAACTTGCGACAATGTAGTTTTTAGAGCAATGGCGACCACGATGGATGCAATATCGACATTTAGATTACTGCTTGGGTATTCTTCCTTACCACTGCATTCTCCTTGGGTCAAGCCGCTTTCACACATCTCCTTTAACTTTTCCGACACATAGATACCTGATAACCAAGTAGACCAGATAGCAAATGTCATCTGTAGAGAATACATCATAGGGAGGAACATCTGCCAATACAATCAATCAAAGAATTCTTACTGATTTTGAAGACTAGTGCTTAAAGCTTGAGAATTAACTTCAATTGGGAGGTCTGTAATGAAAGGATTTAGTCTGAGTTTCAAGCTCATAGGGGGATTTGTCATAGTAGCAGTCTTGACATTTATTGTGGGCATTATTGGGTGGACAGGAGTCAACCAAACCGGAGAGTTGTTCGACCGGATAACGGCATTCAAAGCCGTCAGGCAAGAACTTACTCAAAGAGAAGTCGACCATCTCAAATGGGCAATGAAAGCTTCTGAATTTACCCTCAATGACAAC
This window of the Candidatus Zixiibacteriota bacterium genome carries:
- a CDS encoding ATP-binding protein, whose translation is ETIKSLIYPDDLERALRSFATHVDSPGSPNRYELRILTRGQEYRWYEVYSQGVIFDGFPATHVVLLDIHDRKVAEAALRTSEERFRAQFKNIPLPTYTWQKIDSDYVLTDYNDAAADITQGGIAKFVGQKLSVMYAHMPQFKIDFDRCIKTGRSLHREMEYHYLTTNLNKFLSVNYAFVPPDSIMVHTEDITERRLAEQALKYRLEFETLITGISSNFVNMPSAEIDAGINLALEKIGNFTEVDVSLLFLIDDTRTELSIAHIWISPQVENPPEVKRLFPLESFRWGLERALRGETIHIPRMSALPDDAATEKDALLAHGVKSMVIVPCTFQRELVGALALATFSREQEWPQEIMALLRITGEIFTSAIQKSVAEREIARINAEKVSQAKQIAGGFAHEIRNALFPARGSLSLLKKLICENLVERGHLYNYYSIADEAISRAIDITALISRYTKLDTERYPEEVNVRAVLDEVISSNQIRVGEQNVRVMANCSDCLEVISNRRQLFMAFNNIFINGLDALEGRDNPTLTIRASRMEKLCRLTFEDNGVGIDEKDISRIFEAFFSTKPNRGTGLGLATSKKVVELYGGSLTVSSRAGIGTILTIDLVLAR
- a CDS encoding sigma-54 dependent transcriptional regulator: MLEQNDDSLKILLVDDDAAVLSMLKELFRKEYSVLLASSGEQALQYLTDDGDIAVVVMDIKMPGMDGIAAARQIRAINSDISVVFHTGYPGEYDEEEIDEKERPFDYIEKGEPIVKLMRAVRNGYEGYILKRGGGAIVQTAEQLYGMVGRSAVMQQVYRLISKVAACDKKVVILGETGSGKELVAQAIHYNSGRREARFVPFSCNYKSPDIIESELFGHTRGAFTGAVETTLGLFEYADGGTVFLDEIGDLDLVTQGKLLRVLETGQFQTVGSPIPKKTNIRLICATHRNLESLIATNHFREDLYYRLRGVMINLPPLRERKEDIPLLVERFRDRLVMNDDLNYKIFDRSAIAAFMEFDWPGNVRQLLDTVESLMVLTDSDIIMEADVRSYMTRSRTPEEDSKLTRRDLARRMREFKRQCVIEALAETNNNVSEAARLLGLDRSNLKRMIRALNIQID
- a CDS encoding chemotaxis protein CheW: MTGDSAIVPSSGAISRQRAGKYLTFKLGAEEYGLEILKVREIIGLMSITAVPRTPSYVRGVINLRGKVISVLNLRQKFGMDSAADTDESCIIVVDVASSGDSILMGLLVDAVSEVLDIGAEEIQDAPEFGAQINTDFILGIGKVKGAVKLLLDIDRVICFNAF